A single Osmerus mordax isolate fOsmMor3 chromosome 9, fOsmMor3.pri, whole genome shotgun sequence DNA region contains:
- the LOC136949009 gene encoding formin-1-like, producing the protein MAPIMEGSHTVLHLYQHIQERSHTSLYVPKRRAPGFTYGSHAPGWAGPSNDQADDHPPADKQRGQSSIPAGELLNSSQATKEAVSELFCLAAEHRRLLTQLLSLCGDCANKVRMGNQEGKLQGHGASEGREGFPGQAARSSSPQHTLPTSPEQKKASSRGRKLKRLGGKKLNPAEELPHSKGKKKSGSESCSVQALVQTSASIPAASVVAERRVPGTPASVRAPDTPASGSYVSVASNLPLEASNSILPLEEHFHIARDAWSFMEDSGDLDFCNDLSEYDSELFLGYEASSCSLMDSLHDLTQQEPALSGNLRPLKRLTSPDHVFPAMVSEDKTALQLYEEIHRRESGVRVVAKVQETEGRVQRVSHMSPDKSDLHPGSGSSMPQPGTSGLQQGCGEWRGPCRSSTLEERRENTGSKLPEGLWLPLSKPAETFHSKSPSSPSLSGVFNTSYPPNNTLQSMSPVLSPLSPRLHSPQFNHRILLLADEDVTPGGEAEGGGDQELRVTTEVVDRNGNKRTITRLDLNLSRQPGSSKWNSCSLPLETEDALLRQDHDIWMLDGEDSISHEALSRASRPDHLDFLRITPP; encoded by the coding sequence ATGGCTCCCATCATGGAGGGCTCCCACACAGTCCTTCATCTCTACCAGCACATCCAGGAGCGCAGCCACACCAGCCTGTACGTTCCCAAGAGGCGGGCCCCTGGGTTCACATACGGGAGCCACGCCCCAGGCTGGGCCGGGCCCAGTAATGACCAGGCTGACGACCATCCCCCTgcagacaaacaaagaggccagtcTTCCATCCCTGCAGGCGAACTTCTCAACTCCAGCCAGGCAACAAAGGAGGCCGTTTCTGAGCTCTTCTGTCTGGCTGCCGAGCACCGCCGGCTGCTGACCCAGCTCCTGTCTCTGTGCGGGGACTGCGCCAACAAAGTCAGGATGGGAAACCAGGAAGGGAAGCTCCAGGGTCACGGGGCGTCGGAGGGTCGCGAGGGCTTCCCTGGTCAGGCTGCCAGAAGCAGCAGCCCCCAGCACACCCTCCCCACGTCCCCGGAGCAGAAGAAGGCTTCATCTCGTGGTCGGAAGCtcaagaggctgggagggaagaAGCTGAATCCAGCGGAGGAGCTCCCCCACAGCAAGGGGAAGAAGAAATCTGGCAGCGAGTCGTGTTCTGTCCAGGCTCTGGTCCAGACCTCAGCTTCCATCCCTGCAGCGTCCGTGGTGGCGGAGCGGAGAGTTCCAGGAACACCAGCGTCCGTCCGCGCGCCTGACACTCCAGCGTCTGGCTCCTATGTCAGCGTGGCCAGCAACCTGCCCCTGGAGGCCAGCAACTCCATCCTGCCCCTGGAGGAACACTTCCACATCGCCCGCGACGCATGGTCCTTCATGGAAGACTCTGGAGACCTGGACTTCTGCAACGACCTCTCTGAGTACGACAGTGAGCTCTTCCTGGGCTACGAGGCATCCTCCTGCAGCCTGATGGACAGCCTGCATGATTTGACCCAACAGGAGCCCGCACTGAGCGGGAACCTACGACCCCTCAAGAGGCTCACATCCCCAGACCATGTGTTTCCTGCCATGGTGTCTGAGGACAAGACGGCCCTCCAGCTGTATGAGGAGATCCACAGGAGGGAGTCCGGGGTCAGGGTGGTCGCAAAGGTGCAGGAAACGGAGGGGAGGGTGCAGCGCGTTAGCCACATGAGCCCAGATAAGTCAGACCTCCATCCAGGGTCAGGGAGCTCCATGCCTCAGCCAGGGACAAGTGGCCTTCAGCAGGGgtgtggagagtggagggggccTTGCAGAAGCTCCACGctggaagaaaggagggaaaaCACAGGGAGCAAACTCCCTGAGGGGCTGTGGCTGCCCCTCTCCAAACCTGCTGAGACCTTCCATAGCAAGAGCCCCTCatcgccctctctctcaggggTGTTCAACACCTCCTACCCGCCCAACAACACCCTGCAGAGCATGTCTCCAGTCCTGTCTCCCTTGTCCCCCAGGCTCCACAGCCCCCAGTTCAACCACCGCATTCTGCTCCTGGCAGACGAGGATGTTACCCCGGgcggggaggctgaggggggcggggaCCAGGAACTCAGGGTCACCACGGAGGTGGTCGACAGGAACGGCAACAAACGGACCATCACACGTTTGGACCTCAATCTCAGCCGACAACCAGGGAGCTCCAAGTGGAATTCCTGCAGCCTCCCCTTGGAAACAG